A genomic segment from Peribacillus sp. ACCC06369 encodes:
- a CDS encoding tyrosine-type recombinase/integrase → MTSKEENLDNKQILHSFAEWLMGQNKSDGTIKTYVGVISQFLQWFKEEAEEIEKSHVQTYIDDMEQSNKSGGTIEKHYSAITMFSRFLDKPEIVLNIDRKAKEKKEDPPKALNMLEQAALLKEIEASGHFRNIAIVYTMIHTGIRVSELCDLNHSDIQKEGERQYILIRDSKGDIDRKIPLSITASEKIKAYKEFLNMETEAIFISSVNQRITPRSVQYMLTKYNATPHKLRSTFCQKLIDKGIDLQTVSKLMGHKDLNMTKRYIGEGKEELELAIENTFDNL, encoded by the coding sequence ATGACCAGTAAAGAAGAAAACCTGGACAATAAACAAATTCTTCATTCTTTTGCCGAATGGTTAATGGGTCAAAATAAATCCGATGGTACGATTAAAACCTATGTGGGAGTCATCTCCCAGTTTCTTCAATGGTTTAAAGAAGAAGCGGAAGAGATTGAAAAATCCCACGTGCAAACCTATATAGACGATATGGAACAGTCAAACAAGAGTGGAGGAACGATTGAAAAACATTATTCAGCCATTACCATGTTTTCCAGGTTCCTTGATAAACCCGAGATCGTCCTCAACATTGATCGTAAAGCAAAGGAAAAGAAAGAAGATCCGCCAAAAGCCCTGAACATGCTTGAGCAAGCTGCTCTCCTAAAAGAAATCGAGGCCTCTGGTCATTTCAGGAATATTGCTATAGTCTACACAATGATACATACGGGTATCCGGGTGTCCGAACTTTGTGATTTGAACCATAGCGACATTCAAAAAGAGGGAGAAAGGCAATATATCCTCATCCGGGATTCAAAAGGTGATATAGACAGGAAGATTCCACTGTCCATAACTGCTAGTGAAAAGATCAAGGCATACAAGGAATTTTTAAATATGGAAACGGAAGCCATCTTCATATCCAGTGTGAATCAGCGCATCACGCCAAGGTCCGTGCAATATATGCTGACTAAATATAATGCGACTCCCCATAAGCTGCGGAGTACGTTTTGCCAAAAACTAATCGATAAGGGGATAGACCTTCAAACCGTTTCAAAATTGATGGGGCATAAAGATTTGAACATGACCAAACGTTATATAGGAGAAGGAAAAGAAGAATTGGAATTAGCCATTGAAAATACTTTTGATAATTTATAA
- a CDS encoding IS3 family transposase (programmed frameshift): protein MERKNTGKKYNNEFKKTIVDLYHSGNSVKELSGEYGVSEVTIYKWVKEFTPIGLGEESMTPKELAAIQKENLRLKQEVENLKKGYGHIREKVTETDLTEFIEEHKKQYPVQKMCEILEIPRSSHYQSLQIVVSNREQENQEITKEIHLIYLESKGRYGAPKIHESLLTKGFSLSLKRVQRLMSKARIRSITKKKYRPYPSKEKVIQLDNLLKRDFTTQTINEKWVADITYIHTLKDGWCYLASVLDLHSKKIVGYSFSRSMTTELVIKAFNNAHLSQKPSEGLVLHTDLGSQYTSSEFTQHIQNHHIKQSFSQKGCPYDNACIESFHALLKKEEVNHVQYLDYQTAKLAMFQFIEGWYNRKRIHSSLGYQTPQAIEDRIRNTA, encoded by the exons TTGGAACGTAAGAATACAGGTAAAAAATACAATAATGAATTCAAGAAGACTATTGTAGATCTTTATCACTCGGGTAATTCGGTCAAAGAATTAAGCGGCGAATATGGCGTATCAGAAGTTACCATTTATAAATGGGTTAAAGAATTTACTCCAATCGGTTTAGGGGAAGAGTCCATGACTCCAAAGGAATTAGCCGCCATTCAAAAGGAAAACCTTCGGTTAAAGCAAGAAGTTGAAA ATCTTAAAAAAGGCTATGGCCATATTCGCGAAAAAGTAACCGAAACAGATCTTACCGAATTTATTGAGGAACACAAGAAACAATATCCCGTACAGAAGATGTGTGAAATACTAGAAATCCCAAGAAGCAGCCATTATCAGTCCCTTCAAATAGTCGTATCAAATCGCGAACAGGAAAACCAAGAAATCACGAAGGAAATTCATCTCATTTACCTGGAAAGCAAGGGACGATATGGGGCTCCAAAGATTCATGAAAGCTTATTAACCAAAGGGTTTTCCCTAAGTCTAAAGCGTGTTCAACGCTTAATGAGCAAGGCGAGAATTCGTTCTATTACTAAGAAAAAATACCGTCCCTATCCATCTAAAGAAAAGGTTATTCAATTGGATAATTTGTTAAAACGAGACTTCACTACTCAGACCATTAATGAGAAATGGGTAGCAGATATTACGTATATCCATACGTTAAAAGACGGATGGTGTTATTTAGCTTCGGTATTAGACCTTCATTCTAAGAAAATAGTAGGGTATTCATTTTCTCGTTCAATGACGACAGAACTGGTCATAAAAGCTTTCAATAACGCACACCTATCACAAAAGCCCTCGGAGGGCTTAGTTCTTCATACCGATCTTGGCTCACAATATACAAGCAGTGAGTTTACTCAACATATCCAAAACCATCATATTAAGCAATCCTTTAGTCAGAAAGGTTGCCCGTACGATAATGCCTGTATTGAATCCTTTCATGCCCTATTAAAGAAGGAAGAAGTCAACCACGTACAATATCTAGACTATCAAACAGCTAAATTAGCGATGTTCCAATTTATTGAAGGTTGGTATAACCGAAAAAGAATTCACAGCAGCTTGGGTTATCAAACCCCACAAGCCATTGAAGATCGAATTAGGAATACAGCTTAA
- a CDS encoding class I SAM-dependent methyltransferase, translating into MIPLVYDQINSWGKDDEFFLALLKKVNVKKIADLGCGTGRLTTHFAKVGYHITAIDPNEEAIEYAENKAYPGEVTWIVGDSSKLQTSGFDAVIMTANVAQVFLTDESWQHVISDAYRALKPGGHFIFDTRNPLAKAWEQWKKDMTPDIATNQMTGDTLEIWTEYEGFIEDVFTFYETVKNARTEEVVIHKKMQLKFRTQDEIHESLQQVGFSQFQVYGDWEFKQATSETKSFIFHSVK; encoded by the coding sequence ATGATTCCATTAGTATATGATCAAATTAATAGCTGGGGTAAAGACGATGAATTCTTCTTAGCACTGTTAAAGAAGGTAAATGTTAAAAAAATAGCTGATTTGGGTTGTGGAACTGGAAGATTGACAACGCATTTTGCGAAAGTAGGCTATCATATTACAGCTATTGACCCGAATGAAGAAGCAATCGAATATGCGGAAAACAAAGCGTATCCAGGCGAAGTGACTTGGATTGTTGGTGATAGCTCAAAATTACAAACAAGTGGGTTTGATGCCGTTATAATGACAGCGAATGTTGCGCAAGTATTTCTTACAGATGAAAGTTGGCAACACGTCATTTCAGATGCATATCGAGCATTAAAGCCTGGAGGACATTTTATCTTTGATACACGTAACCCATTAGCAAAGGCGTGGGAACAGTGGAAAAAGGATATGACACCTGATATTGCAACGAATCAGATGACTGGTGATACACTTGAAATATGGACAGAATACGAGGGATTTATAGAAGATGTTTTTACATTTTATGAAACTGTGAAAAATGCACGTACAGAAGAAGTAGTAATTCATAAAAAGATGCAATTAAAATTCCGAACACAAGATGAAATCCATGAATCATTACAACAAGTAGGCTTTTCACAATTCCAAGTTTATGGAGATTGGGAGTTTAAACAAGCAACTTCAGAAACCAAATCTTTTATTTTTCACAGTGTAAAATAA
- a CDS encoding sigma-70 family RNA polymerase sigma factor yields the protein MEFENDKMVKKAIRGNKKAFEQLIKQHYERIYRTAYLYVHNEEDALDVVQETTYQAYKSIHSLKHPDYFMTWLTRIIIRCAGHILKRRNNIVPLTDEVLSDLSVTYHSGHDEAIDLLNAIGQLKGNYRSAIILFYYYDYSIKTISEIMEIPEGTVKTYLSRGKAELKKSYKDEEGKCNG from the coding sequence ATGGAGTTTGAGAATGATAAGATGGTTAAAAAAGCAATCAGGGGAAATAAAAAAGCCTTTGAACAACTCATAAAGCAGCACTATGAACGAATCTACCGGACTGCTTATCTTTATGTACATAACGAAGAGGATGCATTGGATGTCGTTCAAGAGACGACATATCAAGCTTATAAGAGTATTCACTCGTTAAAGCATCCAGATTACTTTATGACTTGGCTTACCAGGATCATTATCCGATGTGCTGGTCATATTCTCAAAAGAAGAAATAATATTGTGCCACTAACAGACGAAGTATTGTCTGATTTATCGGTAACCTATCATTCAGGTCATGACGAAGCAATAGATCTATTAAATGCGATCGGACAGTTAAAAGGGAATTATAGATCCGCCATTATTTTGTTTTACTACTATGATTATTCTATTAAAACCATTAGTGAAATCATGGAGATCCCCGAAGGGACTGTAAAAACTTATTTAAGCAGGGGGAAAGCCGAATTAAAAAAGTCCTATAAAGATGAGGAGGGCAAATGCAATGGATAA
- a CDS encoding DUF4179 domain-containing protein: MDNKEVKSAIEKIVVPKEKVFGAIDKGLKMSGQGRKIKKKKVLAGSSAAAALLGITIASGFVNPTMNKVLANTPLIGGIFQEFNDSMGVELANQDAVTELNQSLTKNGVTVKLTSAYFDGNVISITGFVDEEVEKGHNEKGEVSFDMNFEHNKGDNDPWLNGKSTDIRKVKGGYNFQWKMEYPYKSFKKNSTLPITIHNINGIKGEWNFDIPIQQEKNSTLVIDQEQGYPDDEVKIRIKEVLTARASSSLIYETVEKYKDDEIYILKAIDNKGKVYRFGNGTSLEEAALEDGYHSTARTKMTKLNSNTTSLTFYPQLSVADPKVQQLLDKKSFTLKSKRLNLGLQVNDITKKGSKLVIDYQFTGLSKELSKHQLDLFENNLKYESLLVDKEYIGEIDPENPVPPKNHSIRMNKVKTIDKKTAHFQSTFDLNGEEKIMNFKLENTILQFNFSNFIPAKELQPFTVVLPVGNE, encoded by the coding sequence ATGGATAACAAAGAAGTAAAAAGTGCTATTGAAAAAATAGTTGTACCAAAAGAAAAAGTGTTTGGCGCTATTGATAAAGGCTTAAAAATGTCAGGGCAAGGTAGGAAAATAAAGAAAAAGAAAGTTCTTGCAGGTTCATCTGCTGCAGCTGCTCTTCTTGGAATCACCATTGCTTCTGGATTTGTTAATCCTACAATGAATAAAGTATTGGCTAATACCCCTTTAATAGGCGGTATTTTTCAAGAATTCAATGATTCAATGGGTGTTGAACTTGCGAATCAAGATGCAGTTACAGAATTAAATCAATCCTTAACTAAAAATGGAGTGACTGTAAAACTCACCAGCGCTTATTTTGATGGCAATGTGATATCAATTACAGGATTTGTAGATGAAGAGGTTGAAAAAGGGCATAACGAAAAAGGGGAAGTAAGCTTTGATATGAATTTTGAACACAACAAAGGGGATAATGACCCTTGGTTGAATGGAAAGTCGACAGACATTAGGAAGGTCAAGGGGGGATACAATTTCCAATGGAAAATGGAATATCCATATAAATCATTTAAGAAGAATTCTACTCTCCCTATAACTATTCATAATATTAACGGGATAAAAGGTGAATGGAATTTTGATATCCCAATTCAGCAAGAAAAAAACAGTACACTTGTTATTGATCAGGAGCAAGGGTACCCGGATGATGAGGTCAAAATCCGTATTAAAGAGGTCCTCACCGCAAGGGCGTCATCTTCGCTTATTTATGAGACGGTGGAAAAATATAAAGATGATGAAATTTATATACTAAAAGCAATTGATAATAAAGGAAAGGTATATAGGTTTGGAAACGGAACATCTCTAGAGGAGGCAGCACTAGAGGATGGATATCATAGTACTGCTCGAACAAAAATGACCAAGCTGAACTCAAATACTACTTCACTTACTTTTTATCCGCAGCTATCTGTTGCAGACCCAAAAGTACAACAGCTATTGGACAAAAAATCATTTACGTTAAAAAGCAAACGGCTCAATTTAGGCCTTCAGGTAAATGATATAACTAAAAAGGGTAGTAAACTAGTAATCGATTATCAATTTACAGGGCTCTCCAAGGAATTGAGTAAACACCAGCTTGATTTATTTGAAAATAATTTGAAATATGAATCATTGTTGGTAGATAAGGAATATATAGGGGAAATAGATCCTGAAAATCCAGTGCCACCTAAAAATCATAGCATTCGCATGAATAAAGTGAAAACTATCGATAAAAAGACAGCGCACTTCCAATCTACATTCGATTTAAATGGAGAAGAAAAAATCATGAACTTTAAACTGGAAAATACAATTTTGCAATTCAATTTTTCAAACTTTATCCCAGCTAAGGAATTACAACCATTTACTGTTGTACTTCCAGTGGGGAATGAATAA
- the ltrA gene encoding group II intron reverse transcriptase/maturase gives MLMEQILERENLIQALKRVERNKGSHGVDGMPVQNLRPHLATEWYNMKTALLQGTYQPQPVRRIEIPKPNGGVRLLGIPTVLDRFIQQAIAQILTKIYDSTFSENSYGFRPNKQGHQAVRKAKSYITEGYKWVVDMDLEKFFDKVNHDKLMGMLERKIEDKRILKLIRKFLQAGIMIGGLFHKSEEGTPQGGLLSPLLSNIMLDDLDKELEKRNLRFVRYADDSTIFVKTRKAAKRAMGNISSFIENKLKLKVNYEKSKYDRPWNRTFLGFSFTKSKKNPKVLLAKQTVKRVKKRIREMTSRKLPKPMKLRINKLKQYLRGWMGYFALIDTPNVLKNLDSWIRRRLRMCLWKQWKLPRTRVRKLKGLGAPFGKAYEWGNSRKGYWRIAHSPILDKTLNNVYWHHQGLVNLYERYTKLRQT, from the coding sequence ATGTTAATGGAACAGATACTAGAGAGGGAAAACTTAATACAGGCATTGAAGCGTGTAGAAAGAAATAAGGGAAGCCATGGTGTAGATGGAATGCCGGTTCAAAACCTGAGACCGCACCTCGCAACTGAATGGTACAACATGAAAACTGCCCTTTTACAGGGTACCTATCAACCGCAGCCCGTCCGTCGTATCGAAATCCCGAAACCAAACGGCGGAGTTCGGCTATTGGGTATTCCAACCGTTCTAGACCGTTTCATTCAACAAGCCATTGCCCAAATATTGACCAAGATATATGACTCAACCTTTTCGGAGAATAGCTATGGATTTCGCCCTAACAAACAAGGGCACCAGGCGGTTCGAAAGGCAAAGTCCTATATAACCGAAGGTTATAAATGGGTAGTGGATATGGACTTGGAGAAGTTCTTCGATAAAGTGAATCATGACAAGCTCATGGGAATGTTAGAGCGGAAAATTGAAGATAAACGAATTCTCAAACTGATTCGTAAATTCCTTCAAGCAGGCATTATGATAGGCGGACTTTTTCATAAAAGTGAGGAGGGAACTCCGCAAGGAGGCCTGTTAAGTCCTTTATTATCTAATATAATGTTAGACGATTTAGATAAAGAACTAGAGAAACGCAATCTTCGATTCGTAAGGTATGCGGATGACAGTACTATCTTTGTGAAGACACGAAAAGCCGCCAAACGTGCAATGGGAAATATCTCAAGCTTCATTGAAAATAAACTGAAGCTAAAGGTCAACTACGAGAAGTCGAAGTATGATCGCCCTTGGAACAGAACGTTTCTCGGTTTTAGTTTCACGAAGTCAAAGAAGAACCCGAAGGTTCTACTGGCTAAACAAACGGTGAAGAGAGTAAAGAAACGAATCAGGGAAATGACCTCGAGAAAATTACCGAAACCCATGAAACTCCGAATAAATAAGTTAAAGCAATACCTTAGAGGTTGGATGGGTTATTTCGCCCTCATTGATACTCCGAACGTTTTGAAGAATTTAGATTCATGGATTCGAAGAAGACTCAGGATGTGCCTATGGAAGCAATGGAAATTGCCAAGAACGAGAGTGAGGAAACTCAAAGGATTAGGCGCCCCATTTGGAAAAGCGTATGAATGGGGAAATAGCAGAAAGGGTTATTGGCGCATAGCGCATAGTCCTATTCTAGACAAAACCCTTAATAATGTTTATTGGCACCACCAAGGGTTAGTAAATCTATATGAACGATATACAAAACTACGTCAGACTTAA
- a CDS encoding VOC family protein codes for MIKYKCLHHVSLTVTDLERAKEFYGKTLCLKEIQRPDFDFPGAWYEIEGHQLHLIVDPSSQTIRKDKSISSREGHFALRVDNYYDTLKWLKQNEVEILEKPYGKSGFAQIFCADPDGNLIELNVNQNNL; via the coding sequence TTGATTAAATATAAATGCCTCCATCATGTAAGTCTTACTGTGACAGATTTGGAAAGAGCAAAAGAATTTTATGGTAAAACTCTATGTTTAAAAGAAATACAGCGTCCTGATTTTGATTTTCCAGGTGCCTGGTATGAAATAGAGGGACATCAACTGCACTTGATAGTCGATCCCTCTTCACAGACGATTCGTAAGGATAAAAGCATATCCAGCAGAGAAGGTCACTTTGCCCTTAGAGTCGATAACTACTATGACACTCTTAAATGGTTAAAGCAGAATGAAGTTGAAATCCTTGAAAAACCATACGGAAAAAGTGGATTCGCACAAATTTTCTGTGCTGACCCAGACGGTAATTTGATTGAACTAAATGTTAATCAAAACAATCTATGA
- a CDS encoding VOC family protein — protein sequence MGGTEFEYVLDHVGIAVRSIDDALPFYLNVLNGVLEDRYTSDTPGVEVHVAVVRTNDKVIELLAPTNKNSPMARFIKQRGKGVHHIAYRVDDLDKAILEASTNGVRFLEDTLRTNTRGRRLIYVNPASTDGTLIELCSYPNN from the coding sequence TTGGGAGGAACTGAATTTGAATATGTTTTAGATCACGTTGGAATTGCTGTTAGAAGTATTGATGATGCTCTTCCCTTTTATCTTAATGTATTAAATGGAGTATTAGAGGACCGTTATACAAGCGATACACCTGGTGTCGAAGTACACGTTGCTGTTGTTAGAACTAATGATAAAGTAATTGAATTATTGGCACCAACCAACAAGAACTCTCCAATGGCTCGGTTTATAAAGCAACGAGGAAAGGGGGTACATCATATTGCATATCGAGTTGACGATTTGGACAAAGCAATACTCGAGGCAAGTACAAATGGAGTTCGTTTTCTAGAGGACACACTACGTACAAACACACGTGGAAGAAGGCTCATTTATGTTAATCCCGCATCAACTGATGGAACTTTGATTGAACTTTGTAGCTATCCAAATAATTAA
- a CDS encoding transporter substrate-binding domain-containing protein → MKKLGLLSMFLILSIFISACGTSDEKNAGEEKKPEKVYKVGVDTTYPPFEFKEGNDYKGIDIELINAIAKDQDFKIKLSPMDFGGIIPAMQANQLDVAIAGMSITEERKKVVDFSTPYFDAGLTIVVKKDNTSTKTVKDLKGKTIAVKKGTTGAKYAQDNATKLGIKVVQFNDSPAMFQEVANGNADALIEDYPVISYAIAQKDLGLKIVGDRLNGDQYGIAVLKGQNKDLLKKINDGLANIKKDGTYDEIIKTYLGE, encoded by the coding sequence ATGAAGAAACTTGGTTTACTTAGTATGTTTTTGATTTTATCTATCTTTATCTCGGCTTGTGGAACCAGTGATGAAAAAAATGCAGGTGAGGAAAAGAAACCTGAAAAGGTATATAAAGTTGGTGTTGATACAACTTATCCTCCTTTTGAATTTAAAGAGGGGAACGACTATAAAGGTATTGATATTGAGTTAATCAATGCAATAGCGAAAGACCAGGATTTTAAAATCAAATTGTCTCCTATGGATTTCGGTGGAATCATTCCAGCGATGCAAGCCAATCAGCTTGATGTGGCCATTGCGGGAATGAGTATCACGGAGGAAAGAAAAAAGGTAGTAGATTTCTCAACACCGTATTTTGATGCAGGATTAACAATAGTTGTTAAAAAAGATAATACAAGTACTAAAACGGTTAAAGATCTTAAAGGAAAGACCATAGCAGTGAAAAAAGGGACAACAGGTGCTAAATATGCACAGGATAATGCTACGAAACTAGGAATTAAAGTTGTTCAATTTAATGATAGTCCAGCAATGTTCCAGGAAGTGGCCAACGGTAATGCGGATGCTCTTATAGAAGATTACCCGGTTATCTCCTATGCAATCGCCCAAAAAGATCTTGGGCTGAAGATCGTAGGTGACCGTTTGAATGGTGATCAGTATGGGATTGCTGTATTGAAGGGGCAAAACAAGGATTTATTGAAGAAAATAAATGATGGTCTTGCCAATATTAAAAAAGACGGCACGTATGATGAGATTATAAAAACGTATCTTGGTGAATAA
- a CDS encoding amino acid ABC transporter permease: MDIIVAALPILLKGLQVTLYIFVIAIILGFLIGLVVALLRLAPIKILNWIAKVYVDAIRGTPFIVQLFFIYFGVNSLNLISLNSTTAGIITVAINAGAYFAEIIRAGIQSIDKGQTEAARSIGFTGTQTMRYVVLPQAFRRMLPTITNQSIISLKDTSLLSVIGIADLTQQGQIQASATFEAFKVWLAVGVIYFIIIYLLTLIANFIERRVQVR, from the coding sequence ATGGATATAATTGTTGCGGCATTGCCTATTTTATTAAAAGGACTTCAGGTGACACTTTATATCTTTGTGATTGCCATTATCCTAGGTTTTTTGATTGGTTTAGTGGTGGCCTTGCTGCGACTTGCCCCGATCAAGATCTTGAACTGGATTGCAAAGGTTTATGTGGATGCTATACGGGGGACACCGTTCATTGTGCAGTTGTTTTTTATCTATTTTGGTGTAAATTCTTTAAATTTGATTTCTTTGAACAGTACAACAGCAGGAATTATTACCGTTGCAATCAATGCAGGGGCATATTTTGCTGAAATAATAAGGGCAGGAATACAATCCATCGATAAAGGACAAACGGAAGCGGCAAGATCCATCGGGTTCACGGGTACTCAAACAATGAGATATGTCGTGCTGCCGCAAGCCTTTAGAAGGATGCTCCCTACCATTACGAACCAATCGATCATCAGCTTGAAAGATACTTCTCTATTATCCGTCATTGGTATAGCGGATTTAACTCAGCAAGGTCAGATTCAAGCTTCGGCAACCTTTGAAGCATTCAAGGTTTGGCTGGCTGTAGGTGTGATTTACTTTATCATCATCTATTTGTTAACCCTTATTGCTAATTTCATTGAAAGGAGGGTACAAGTTCGATGA
- a CDS encoding amino acid ABC transporter ATP-binding protein — protein sequence MSIITVKNLRKSFGTVEVLKDINAEVQEKEVICVIGPSGSGKSTFLRCLNLLEEVTGGEVVINGHDITDPKRKININKVRQEVGMVFQHFNLFPHKTVMENITLGPIKIRATDKAEAGRLALELLDKVGLKEKANSYPGELSGGQKQRVAIARALAMNPKIMLFDEPTSALDPEMVGDVLEVMKQLAKEGMTMVVVTHEMGFAREVGDRVIFMDGGYIVEENEPNQLFGNPQHERTKAFLSKVL from the coding sequence ATGAGCATCATTACTGTAAAAAACCTGAGAAAATCATTTGGAACTGTCGAGGTTTTAAAAGATATTAATGCAGAAGTGCAAGAAAAGGAAGTAATTTGCGTAATAGGCCCTTCCGGATCTGGAAAGAGTACATTCCTGCGTTGCCTGAATCTCCTTGAGGAGGTTACGGGCGGTGAGGTGGTCATTAACGGACATGATATAACCGATCCTAAACGGAAAATCAATATTAACAAGGTCCGGCAAGAAGTTGGAATGGTTTTTCAACATTTCAATCTATTTCCTCATAAAACGGTGATGGAAAACATAACGTTGGGCCCTATTAAAATTCGTGCCACCGATAAAGCGGAAGCGGGAAGATTAGCGCTTGAGTTATTGGATAAGGTTGGTCTCAAGGAAAAAGCAAATAGCTATCCAGGGGAACTTTCCGGTGGACAAAAGCAACGGGTTGCCATCGCAAGGGCATTAGCGATGAATCCGAAAATCATGCTATTTGACGAACCGACTTCGGCACTTGACCCTGAAATGGTCGGGGATGTTTTAGAGGTAATGAAACAACTTGCTAAAGAAGGCATGACAATGGTCGTGGTTACGCATGAAATGGGCTTTGCCCGCGAAGTCGGGGACCGGGTCATATTCATGGATGGAGGGTATATTGTCGAAGAAAATGAACCGAATCAACTATTCGGTAACCCTCAGCACGAGAGAACCAAGGCATTCTTGAGTAAAGTGCTTTAA